A single Ammospiza caudacuta isolate bAmmCau1 chromosome 6, bAmmCau1.pri, whole genome shotgun sequence DNA region contains:
- the TDP1 gene encoding tyrosyl-DNA phosphodiesterase 1, with translation MLQEGAHGKWTVSSSDESAEENSDSEKPCTSSLSDAACGSISGPQYPCSEARKAAHKRKASPVKFTDTSLSAEAPPAVKQRPSQEGSGWCLSSSDEEPEDQQKHVHKETVKELKHDVSEEHPLNLCKDDKLSENLKEEEYDVTPSEAQDTWDLVTGGSPFRFFLTKVRGIERNYNSGALHIKDILSPLFGTLISSAQFNYCIDVGWLVRQYPQEFRKKPLLIVHGERRESKAELIAQARPYENISFCQAKLDIAFGTHHTKMMLLLYEEGLRVVIHTSNLIADDWHQKTQGIWLSPLYPRLPEGASGGESATNFKSDLISYLAAYNSPALKEWIDLIQEHDLSETRVFLLGSTPGRYQGSDKEKWGHFRLRKLLKEHAVPIPESWPLVGQFSSIGSMGADGSKWLCSEFQDSLVAAGSSVTAFRKCDVPIHLVYPTVNNVRQSLEGYPAGGSLPYSIQTAQKQLWLHSYFHKWSAEVTGRTHAMPHIKTYMRLSPDFQKIAWFLVTSANLSKAAWGALEKNGSQLMIRSYELGVLFLPSAFGLDKGYFHVGREKLPERKDSATYFPVPYDLPPEKYGSKDQPWIWNIPYTDAPDTHGNMWVPS, from the exons ATGCTTCAGGAGGGTGCACACGGTAAATGGACAGTGTCCAGCAGTGATGAAAGTGCCGAGGAAAATTCGGACAGTGAAAAACCATGTACATCTTCACTATCGGATGCTGCATGTGGTAGTATTAGTGGACCACAATATCCATGCTCTGAAGCTAGGAAAGCTGCTCACAAGAGAAAAGCTTCCCCCGTGAAGTTCACTGATACaagtctttctgcagaagcacCTCCAGCAGTAAAACAGAGACCAAGCCAAGAAGGTTCAGGTTGGTGTCTTTCTAGTAGTGATGAAGAGCCTGAAGATCAGCAAAAGCATGTCCACAAAGAAACagtgaaagaattaaaacacGATGTGTCCGAAGAGCATCCTTTGAATCTTTGCAAAGATGACAAACTCTCAGAGAATCTGAAAGAGGAGGAGTATGATGTAACACCCAGTGAAGCCCAAGATACCTGGGATTTGGTGACTGGAGGCAGtcctttcaggttttttctcacTAAAGTCAGAGGAATTGAACGGAACTATAATTCTGGAGCCCTGCACATAAAAG atATTTTGTCTCCTCTTTTTGGAACTCTCATATCTTCTGCCCAG TTTAACTACTGTATAGATGTGGGATGGCTTGTAAGACAGTACCCACAGGAATTCAg GAAGAAGCCATTGCTGATAGTTCATGGTGAGAGGAGAGAATCCAAAGCTGAACTAATTGCACAAGCACGGCCTTATGAGAATATTAGCTTTTGTCAG GCTAAACTGGATATTGCATTTGGAACTCACCACAC gaagatgATGTTGTTGCTGTATGAAGAAGGTCTTCGAGTTGTGATACATACATCCAATCTTATTGCTGATGATTGGCACCAGAAAACTCAGGG aatatGGTTAAGCCCTTTATATCCAAGGCTACCTGAGGGAGCATCTGGTGGTGAATCTGCAACTAATTTTAAATCTGACCTAATAAGTTATTTGGCAGCTTACAATTCTCCTGCACTCAAGGAATGGATAGATCTGATTCAAGAACATGATTTATCAGAAACAAG aGTGTTTCTGCTTGGTTCTACCCCTGGACGATATCAAGGCAGTGATAAAGAAAAGTGGGGCCATTTTAGGCTCAGAAAG CTTCTGAAGGAGCATGCTGTGCCAATCCCAGAGTCCTGGCCTCTTGTTGGACAGTTCTCAAGCATTGGTTCCATGGGAGCTGATGGGTCCAAGTGGCTGTGCTCAGAGTTCCAGGACAGCCTggtggctgctggcagcagtgtgACAGCTTTCCGTAAATGTGATGTCCCAATTCATCTG GTTTATCCTACTGTGAACAATGTGAGGCAAAGTCTAGAAGGCTATCCTG CTGGTGGCTCACTTCCTTACAGTATacagacagcacagaaacagctgTGGTTGCATTCCTATTTTCA CAAATGGTCAGCAGAAGTCACGGGTCGAACTCATGCCATGCCTCACATTAAGACTTACATGAGACTCTCTCCTGACTTCCAGAAGATTGCTTGGTTCTTGGTAACAAG TGCCAATCTATCtaaagcagcctggggagctctggagaAAAATGGCAGCCAGCTGATGATCCGTTCCTACGAACTTGGAGTTCTTTTCTTGCCTTCAGCATTT GGATTGGACAAAGGTTACTTTCATGTAGGAAGGGAAAAGCTGCCAGAAAGGAAAGATTCAGCAACATATTTTCCTGTACCTTATGACCTCCCACCAGAAAAGTATGGAAGCAAAG ATCAACCGTGGATTTGGAATATTCCTTACACTGATGCCCCTGATACACATGGAAATATGTGGGTTCCATCATAA